The genomic window TGTTTTCTGATTAatccaataataattttattggcaGCTTCTACTTGACCATTTGCTTGTGCATAATAAGGTGTCGAAGTCAAAAGTTTAAACCCTGTTTGCCTGGCGAattcttgcatctttcgaccagtAAACACTGAACCTTGATCAGTTGTGATGGTTTCAGGAAttccaaacctataaataatgtgGTTTTGGATAAAGCTTATAACTTCTTCTTGGTCAACATTGGGCAGGGGTATAGCTTcgatccatttggtaaaataatcaacaccaactattatgtatttttgattttttgacgATGTTGGTTTTATTTCACCAATTAAATCCAATGCCCAACCTCTAAATGGCCAAGGTTTTATTATCGAATGTAATTCACTTGCAGGTACATGTTGGATTCCTGCATGTTTTTGACATTCTTGACAACCTTTAGCAAAATCTATGCAATCTTTTAACATAGATGGCCAGTACATGCCTTGTCGAATTAAAAGCCATTTCATCTTATGGCCGGATTGGTGAGAACCGCAAGCCCCACTATGAACATCAGATATTGCTATGTAGGCCTCATTCTCACTAAGGCATTTCAACAGTACTCCTTCGAGGGTCTTTTTAAACAATTCATTACCAATGATCACATAATTTGATGCCCTATATTTGATCTTTCGAGGAGCACTCCCGATTGGATTTTCCAAATATTCTACAATTGGTTTTCTCCAATCACCATCTACTAAATTGTCAATGACAAAAATTTGGAATTCGTCATAATTCATTTCTTTGTCAGTGCTATTTATGTCATTTGGTGACATCTCTGCCCCCACAAGTTTTGGCATTGACAATTCCAATTGCATTGGCTCATtagaaatcaatttttctttgatttctattaATTGTTCTAGCTTTTCTTTGGACACTTTGTATCCTGAAGCAATCTGGGCTAGGTCATTTGCTTCTTGATTTTCTATTCGAGGAACATGTTCTATGTCAATCGAATCGAAACGTTTTAGTAACGCATTTGCTATGACAAAATAACGAATCAAATGCTCTTTGATACATTTGTATTCTTTTGTCAGTTGTTTCAAAACTAGTTCTGaatcaccttttattttaatgtcttttGCCCCCAGGCTTAATAATATTTCTaatcctgctatcaaagcctcaTATTCAGCTTCATTGTTCGAACAAATACCATTAATCCTGTATTTGAACTTAGTAGGAATTTTTTGTGGGGAAATTAGCAAAATACTTATTCCAGTACCATGTTGATGTTTAGACCcatcaaaatacaaaatccATGGTTCTAGAGCAATGTAATTTTGAGGTGATTCGATTGCTGAATGATCAACAATAAAGTCAGCCACTATTTGGCCTTTAATTACTTTCAAAGGTTTGTATGAAAGTGAATATTCAGAAAGAGCCAAGGCCCATCGCCCAATTCGACTatgtaaaattggttttagCAACATATGTTTAACAACATcataatgagaataaacataaacatcaatagGCTTTATATAATGCTTCAATTTCATACAACAAAAGTATAAAcaaagacaaagcttttcaatactACTATATCTAGTTTCAACATCATTAAGGACTCTACTTAGATAATAAATGGCCTTTTCTTCGCCATTTTCGTCCTCTTGGGCTAACATACTACCTAATGTGGTATCAGATGCTGAAATATACAACTTCATAAACTTATTTCTAATTGGTGGCATCAGAGTTGGAGGATTAGACAAGTATCTTTTGATTGCATCGAATGCTTCTTGCTGATCCTGCCCCCAAGTAAAAATATCCTCTTTCTTGAGTCGAAGCAATGGTGAAAAAGCTTGAGCTTTACCACTTAGATTCGAAATGAATCTTCTCAGAAAGTTGATCTTTCCTAACAAGGATTGAAGTTGCTTCTTGTTTGTTGGAGGGTTAGTCTCCAAAATCgcttttgtcttgttttggtttatctCAATGCCTTTTTTATGCACTACAAacccaaggaaatctcctgcatgtacacaaaaagcacatttcaatggattcattttcaatccatatttcctcattctttcgaatgacttttttaaacaaaccagatgatcattttgtgatgatgatttaacaataatatcatcaatatatacttgcataaaagtatctataaaatcatggaaaattgagttcattgctctttggtatgtggctccagcatttttcaatccaaatgGCATTACGACCCATTCATAGGTACCCAAAGCCCCTGGGCATCGAAAAGCTGTTTTTGCCACATCTTCCTCAgcgataaaaatttggttatatCCAGAATACCCATCTAACATGCTAAGATATTCGAAACCTGCTGCTGAATCTATTAACATTTCTGCTACAGGCATCGAATATTCATCTTTAGGGGTAGCATTATTTAAGTCCCTAAAATCTATACATATTCTAAGagaaccatttttcttaatgacagGAACTATATTTGCTAACCATTCGACATACCTGGCAGTCCGGATGAACTTGCTTCTCAGCAGCCTTTCAATTTCCTCCTTGATCTTAGATAGGATTTCTGGTGCAAATCTTCTTGGTGATTGTTTAACTGGTTTCTTGTCTGGTCGAATGGGTAATCTATGTTCGACCAAATTTCTGTCTAGACCTGGCATTTCATTGTAATCCCAAGCAAAACAATCTTTGAACTCTTTAAGGAGTTCGACCAGTTTATCACGCAAGTCCTTTGGGATATTGGCACTTATGTACGTTGGCCTTTTGatagagccatctccaatatctatTTCTTCCAAAGGATCTTGGGCCTGCATCTTTTGATTGGAACTGGAAGGATCTTTCTCAAATCCTAATGGTTCTTCATCATAGATGCAGTCCAATTTTTGAGTCATTGGCAATAATTTGCCATTTTCACAGTTgttggcttcgacagccatattttcttgcaGCATTGTGGCTTCTAAAGCCATCTTTATCTTGTTTTCGGCCATATAAGCCGAAATCTTGGCCCAAGCATTGGGCTTAGTCATCGTAGTATTCTTCAAGGTCCCACCCAGTTGGGCGGACTTTGCCTTCATCCACATGTGGACCTTCATCTATCTCTTCTCTCTCCCAAATGAATCCATGAGTTGGATCCAATTTGACAGAATGGTAAACATTATCAGCAGGGGCATAGGCATATCCCTGTTCAGTACATGGCGATATGTTCGccaattttttatcaaatgaatGCTTAGTTATGTGGTGTGTCTCAGCCCTAAAATAACTTTGATCGGCTTCTATATTCTCTACCACACCATCATCTCTCCAAATACTTACCCTCTGATGGAGAGTCGAAGGTACTGCCCCAACGCCATGTATCCACTCTCTTCCCAGAAGCAGATTATAATTGGCCTTCGATGCTACAACCAAAAACAGAGTTGGCCTAACAGTGCTGCCAACTGCCACATCGACTTGAATTGCCCCCAGCGAGAAACCAGTCTCACCTTCGTAATTCGAAAGAACGATGTTGTGAGGGTGCAAGTCAGTAGAAAATTTACCAATCTTGGTAATCATAAATTCTGGCATTAGGTTTACTGCTGCTCCTCCATCAATCAACACTTTGTTGACCCCCACATTGTTTACTTTGGCCTGAATAAAGAGGGGTTTCAAATGATTCTTCATTCCCTCAGTTGGCCTCTCAAAATTGGCCATCTGTTCCTCTAAACAGCCATTATTCAttacataataacacattggcttgtgCAAAGCCAATTCAGACTCATCGAACTCATCCTCCCCTTCAGTCACTTCTGACCACACGTCATATTCAGCAGGGAGGATCGAAACTACGTTCACCAGCACATCAAACTCGGGATCTGAATCAAGGAGATCCTCATCTTCCATGTTCTCTCCTTCAAACTCATCTTCAACCTTTCGAACATCCTCTGGTTGAGTCAATCTTTCTTTCAGAGGCCTTCTAGTCGCTTCGACAACCTGTTTTCCTTTGTTGTCTTCAGTCTTTTGAGCCTCTTGAAGGGAGAGCCTTTGTTGGCGCTGATGCCTACGCCATTGTGTGCGGGTCATGGGATTCTTTCCCTTGTAATTGTTTCTGTAAGCATACTTCTTCGAATCAACAGAATGACTCGAACTTCCCTTGTCAACAGAATTTCTGACAAAGTTTGATGCATGACCATGAACCCATTTGTTCATTGGTGATTTGCTGGATGGCACAAAAGTATTTGGGTTGCCCAACCTTTGATGTATTGGTTTAGCATGCGCCATGTTCTGTTTTTTCATTGGCCTTGAGTTTGGCcaattctctttgtttcttctgAATGGTATAAACTTGTTAAGGCCCTCAGTAGCCTTCTTGTCGAATACAGCACTGCACCTTGGGCAAAGCATCACCTCAGACTTGTTAAGTTTACACCTTTGTAGAAAATCAATCAGTTCCTCTTCAGCCCCAGGATATACTACTTTCATTTTTTCATAGTACTCATTCTCTGGAATAGAAACTAATTGAGCGCCTCCTGATAAGTCCATGGCATCGATCATCAAGCATTCGACCGGTTCCACATAAGAGGCATCCGATATTTGTAGTGGATCTTCGTCAATTTTCATATGTTGTCTGGGTTTCTCTCCAAACTTCAGCCTTCCATCTTTCAAAGCCTTTTGAACCAGATCCCTGAAAAGAACACATTGTGAGGTTttatgacccaaaaaattatgaaatttgcaaaaacctcttttcttttgctGTTCAAGGGGAGGCACTTTCAATCCCTTTGGAACAACAATTTGGCCATCAGTAaccaacaaatcaaatatttcatcacatttagttatATCAAACGAATAAGTTTTAGCgacaaatttatcattcttgggttcgacaggattttttccattcgaaggTTTTAGTAATTTGCAGACATAAGGGGGACCAGGTTTTAATTCGGccacattaatttcattatccTCTATGTCTCCATAGTTTATTACAtattcctcatcatcatcatctatagTTTCAACATAAGCAATCTTTTCCCTTTTTTGAAACTTCGATGATCTGGCCTTCTCAGCCTTAAGGCGTTCGACCTGTCTTACCCTATCTGCTAATTGTGCCATGTCTCTTAGATGTTGTGTatctaatttctttcgaattgaataatctaggcctccagcagccatttcgactaactcgtgttcagg from Trifolium pratense cultivar HEN17-A07 linkage group LG1, ARS_RC_1.1, whole genome shotgun sequence includes these protein-coding regions:
- the LOC123889969 gene encoding uncharacterized protein LOC123889969, which gives rise to MALEATMLQENMAVEANNCENGKLLPMTQKLDCIYDEEPLGFEKDPSSSNQKMQAQDPLEEIDIGDGSIKRPTYISANIPKDLRDKLVELLKEFKDCFAWDYNEMPGLDRNLVEHRLPIRPDKKPVKQSPRRFAPEILSKIKEEIERLLRSKFIRTARYVEWLANIVPVIKKNGSLRICIDFRDLNNATPKDEYSMPVAEMLIDSAAGFEYLSMLDGYSGYNQIFIAEEDVAKTAFRCPGALGDFLGFVVHKKGIEINQNKTKAILETNPPTNKKQLQSLLGKINFLRRFISNLSGKAQAFSPLLRLKKEDIFTWGQDQQEAFDAIKRYLSNPPTLMPPIRNKFMKLYISASDTTLGSMLAQEDENGEEKAIYYLSRVLNDVETRYSSIEKLCLCLYFCCMKLKHYIKPIDVYVYSHYDVVKHMLLKPILHSRIGRWALALSEYSLSYKPLKVIKGQIVADFIVDHSAIESPQNYIALEPWILYFDGSKHQHGTGISILLISPQKIPTKFKYRINGICSNNEAEYEALIAGLEILLSLGAKDIKIKGDSELVLKQLTKEYKCIKEHLIRYFVIANALLKRFDSIDIEHVPRIENQEANDLAQIASGYKVSKEKLEQLIEIKEKLISNEPMQLELSMPKLVGAEMSPNDINSTDKEMNYDEFQIFVIDNLVDGDWRKPIVEYLENPIGSAPRKIKYRASNYVIIGNELFKKTLEGVLLKCLSENEAYIAISDVHSGACGSHQSGHKMKWLLIRQGMYWPSMLKDCIDFAKGCQECQKHAGIQHVPASELHSIIKPWPFRGWALDLIGEIKPTSFGIPETITTDQGSVFTGRKMQEFARQTGFKLLTSTPYYAQANGQVEAANKIIIGLIRKHIAQKPRNWNKTLNQVLWACRNSPKESTNSTPFRLTYGHDAVLPVEIYLQSIRIQRQMEIPTDHYWSMMFDELVDLDEERLRALDTLSRQKERVAKAYNKKVKSKTFEVGNLVWKVILPMDKKDRMLGKWSPNWEGPFKIIQVFSNGAYEIEELTSEKRTLNINGKYLKKYKPTLLEVNISTE